In Oleiharenicola lentus, the following are encoded in one genomic region:
- a CDS encoding beta strand repeat-containing protein, whose product FTNQGSLTHSANNSHGQIYAPTFTNEGSITALNTAGYTLTLGQNTQTFTNAVGGTITANGTNTYVDLQGVDNNGTLVATNNGHLRFAGTFTTADLGTVQLSSGGRALIYSGGTLDNTAATLNAVTGGTFELYGGTITGGTINALGFTSSGGTVNNATFNGSVSLAASASANLGGTILFDTTTATFGLNSDLTLNAGAAVTFNAASTGSGDLSLVSSGAGASFTNQGSLTHSANNSHGQIYAPTFTNEGSITALNTAGYTLLTLGAAGQTFTNTASGLVLVNNAIIALNAGSSLNFGTIQVQSGTLNAGSGLSNEAGGIFKGAGTVSGDLTLDGGTLAPGNSIGTLTFTNSDFNVTTASTLEIELSGATADALVFQNPTSAVNLGSGLLALSLQLLSAPSIGNTYGIISIASGGSGITGTFAGLPSSGSTFISNFSGTDYIFSVTYLTNNVNLLAVAAVPEPSTYALLTGGLGLLGLRRLRRRRS is encoded by the coding sequence CTTCACCAACCAGGGTTCGCTGACCCACAGCGCCAACAACTCCCACGGCCAGATCTACGCCCCCACCTTCACCAACGAGGGCTCCATCACCGCCCTCAACACCGCGGGTTACACGCTGACCCTGGGCCAGAACACCCAGACCTTCACCAACGCGGTGGGCGGCACCATCACGGCCAACGGCACCAACACCTACGTCGACCTCCAGGGCGTGGACAACAACGGCACCCTGGTCGCCACCAACAACGGCCACCTGCGTTTCGCCGGCACCTTCACCACCGCCGATCTCGGCACCGTCCAGCTCTCCTCCGGCGGCCGCGCCCTGATCTACTCCGGCGGCACCCTCGACAACACCGCCGCCACCTTGAACGCCGTCACCGGCGGCACCTTCGAGCTCTACGGCGGCACCATCACCGGCGGCACCATCAACGCCCTCGGTTTCACCTCCTCCGGCGGCACCGTCAACAACGCCACCTTCAACGGCTCCGTCTCCCTCGCCGCCAGCGCCTCCGCCAATCTGGGTGGCACCATCCTCTTCGACACCACCACCGCCACCTTCGGACTCAACTCCGACCTCACCCTCAACGCCGGGGCCGCCGTCACCTTCAACGCCGCCTCCACCGGCTCGGGCGACCTTTCGCTCGTCTCCTCCGGCGCCGGCGCCTCCTTCACCAACCAGGGTTCGCTGACCCACAGCGCCAACAACTCCCACGGCCAGATCTACGCCCCCACCTTCACCAACGAGGGCTCCATCACCGCCCTCAACACCGCGGGTTACACGCTGCTGACCCTGGGCGCGGCCGGGCAGACGTTTACCAACACCGCCTCGGGCTTGGTGCTCGTGAACAACGCCATCATCGCCCTGAACGCCGGCAGTTCCCTCAACTTCGGCACCATTCAGGTTCAGTCCGGCACCCTTAACGCCGGGTCCGGCCTCTCCAACGAAGCCGGAGGCATATTTAAGGGCGCGGGCACAGTTAGTGGTGATCTCACTCTCGACGGTGGCACGCTGGCGCCCGGTAACTCGATCGGCACGCTCACCTTCACCAACAGCGATTTCAACGTGACCACCGCCTCGACGCTTGAAATAGAACTGAGCGGGGCTACGGCCGACGCCCTGGTGTTCCAAAATCCCACGAGTGCCGTCAACCTCGGCAGCGGCCTGCTGGCGCTGAGCCTTCAGCTGCTCTCCGCGCCCAGCATCGGCAACACCTACGGCATCATCTCCATCGCCTCAGGCGGCAGCGGCATCACGGGCACCTTCGCCGGACTGCCTAGCTCGGGCAGCACCTTCATCAGCAATTTCTCGGGCACGGACTACATCTTCTCGGTCACCTACCTGACCAATAACGTCAATCTGCTGGCCGTGGCCGCCGTGCCCGAGCCGAGCACCTACGCGCTGCTGACCGGTGGTCTCGGTCTCCTGGGCCTGCGCAGGCTGCGCCGCCGGCGCAGCTGA
- the queA gene encoding tRNA preQ1(34) S-adenosylmethionine ribosyltransferase-isomerase QueA, producing MNADLFDYSLPERLIAQQPAQRRDESRLLVVDRKNRSLAHRQFRDLPEYLRAGDTLFRNNAAVIPARLHAVRPTGGAVECLLLRPAVAPVQVSGFSASVSQSENRGQTPGGQQSATAKSQVSQEWWCLIRPGKKLPVGASFGLEHQFTGTVLEKTEDGLARVSFTTTDGDILAVANRIGEMPLPPYITGHESAEAHRLDRERYQTVYADRGHQVAAAAPTAGLHFTPELLAKVSALGVSCADLTLHVGLGTFRPITAERIEDHAIHREVYEMPVVTQRALFETKGRRIAVGTTSVRSIEDYLSRTNAPSTDAWMAEASIFIYPPRSFRGVDALITNFHQPRSTLLCLVSSFLTPGSMDGINWLKEIYAEAIAREYRFFSYGDAMLIL from the coding sequence GTGAACGCCGACCTCTTCGATTACTCCCTGCCCGAACGCCTGATTGCCCAGCAACCGGCGCAGCGTCGCGACGAGTCGCGCCTGCTCGTGGTGGACCGGAAAAACCGCTCGCTGGCCCACCGCCAATTCCGCGACCTGCCGGAATACCTGCGCGCGGGCGACACCCTCTTCCGCAACAACGCCGCCGTCATCCCCGCCCGCCTGCATGCCGTGCGCCCCACCGGCGGCGCCGTCGAGTGCCTGCTGTTACGTCCGGCGGTGGCCCCCGTTCAGGTTTCAGGTTTCTCTGCCTCGGTTTCGCAGAGCGAGAACCGCGGACAGACACCGGGCGGCCAGCAGTCCGCAACGGCGAAGTCTCAGGTCTCGCAAGAGTGGTGGTGCCTCATTCGCCCCGGCAAAAAACTGCCGGTCGGTGCGAGCTTCGGGCTGGAGCACCAATTCACCGGCACGGTGCTCGAAAAAACCGAGGACGGTCTCGCGCGCGTCTCCTTCACCACGACAGACGGAGACATTCTCGCCGTGGCCAACCGCATCGGCGAGATGCCCCTGCCGCCCTATATTACCGGACACGAGAGCGCCGAGGCACATCGGCTCGACCGCGAGCGCTACCAGACGGTTTACGCCGATCGAGGCCACCAAGTCGCCGCGGCCGCACCGACGGCGGGTCTGCACTTTACGCCGGAGCTGCTCGCCAAAGTGTCCGCGCTGGGCGTGAGCTGCGCCGACCTCACGCTCCACGTCGGCCTCGGCACTTTTCGTCCGATCACGGCCGAACGCATTGAGGACCACGCCATCCACCGTGAGGTCTATGAGATGCCCGTCGTGACGCAGCGCGCGCTGTTCGAAACCAAAGGCCGGCGCATCGCCGTCGGCACGACCTCGGTGCGCAGTATTGAGGACTACCTTTCGAGAACCAACGCACCCTCCACGGATGCCTGGATGGCGGAAGCTTCCATCTTTATCTATCCGCCGCGCTCCTTCCGCGGCGTGGATGCGCTCATCACCAACTTCCATCAGCCGCGTTCCACGCTGCTTTGTCTCGTGTCGTCATTCCTCACCCCGGGCTCCATGGACGGTATAAATTGGCTCAAGGAAATCTACGCCGAGGCCATTGCCCGCGAGTATCGCTTCTTCAGCTACGGCGACGCGATGCTTATCCTTTAA
- a CDS encoding YceI family protein, with the protein MKKTIIATLLSIAAAGILAAAPQTFDFKDPKGVNAIQFHLDSVLEPISGTASGVTGTVTFDPANPAATTGKIVVATNSLTVSNAMMTDHLRGDRWLNAAVNPEISFELGKLENVKTTGNDTTATAVGKLSIKGVTKDISVPVKLTYLADALGKRTKPENKGDLLVVRGEFTINRSDYGIMPGQMEDKVNPEIKLTLAIVGGAPKA; encoded by the coding sequence ATGAAAAAAACCATCATCGCCACCCTGCTCAGCATCGCCGCCGCCGGAATCCTCGCCGCCGCGCCCCAGACCTTCGACTTCAAGGACCCGAAGGGCGTCAACGCGATCCAGTTCCATCTCGACTCCGTGCTCGAGCCCATCTCCGGCACCGCCAGCGGTGTGACCGGCACGGTGACCTTCGATCCGGCCAACCCGGCCGCCACCACCGGCAAGATCGTCGTAGCCACCAATTCGCTCACGGTCTCCAACGCCATGATGACCGATCACCTCCGCGGTGACCGTTGGCTGAATGCCGCGGTGAACCCCGAGATCTCCTTCGAGCTCGGCAAGCTGGAGAACGTGAAGACCACGGGCAACGACACGACCGCCACCGCTGTCGGCAAGCTCTCGATCAAGGGCGTGACCAAGGACATCTCCGTGCCCGTCAAGCTGACCTACCTGGCCGACGCACTCGGTAAGCGCACCAAGCCCGAAAACAAGGGCGACCTGCTCGTCGTCCGCGGGGAATTCACCATCAACCGCAGCGACTACGGCATCATGCCCGGCCAGATGGAGGACAAGGTGAACCCCGAGATCAAGCTGACCCTCGCCATCGTCGGCGGCGCCCCCAAGGCCTAA
- a CDS encoding tetratricopeptide repeat protein: MTEDEIQHLIEDATFDYTMGDNDAALAKLARATTAAPGSFPAWHALAEVNFNLRRFDEALVAAEAAHKLQPGDLFINTTLSRIWMEKGDKPKAEHFGAQAKIQSWKDQIKNPDAMKGGL, encoded by the coding sequence GTGACCGAAGACGAAATCCAACACCTGATCGAAGACGCCACCTTCGACTACACGATGGGCGACAACGACGCCGCGCTCGCCAAACTCGCCCGCGCGACCACGGCCGCGCCCGGTTCCTTTCCCGCGTGGCACGCCCTGGCCGAGGTGAATTTCAACCTGCGCCGCTTTGACGAAGCGCTCGTCGCGGCCGAAGCCGCACACAAGCTCCAGCCCGGCGACCTCTTCATCAACACCACCCTCTCCCGCATCTGGATGGAGAAGGGCGACAAGCCCAAGGCCGAGCACTTCGGCGCGCAGGCCAAGATTCAGAGCTGGAAGGACCAGATCAAGAATCCCGACGCGATGAAGGGTGGACTGTAA
- a CDS encoding acetyl-CoA carboxylase carboxyltransferase subunit alpha produces the protein MERPAYLLEFEKPLRELEKQLETLHQQSLENNIDMSAELGAIEDKIDKTRKEIYTNLTPWQRVQVARHPKRPYALDYVSALCTDFQELHGDRQFNDDRALIGGTAFFEGRAVMIVAQQKGRDTKENIVRNFGMPQPEGYRKALRLMKLAEKFNLPVLTFIDTPGAYPGVESEARHVSEAIAVNLREMAMLKVPSVAVIVGEGGSGGALGIGVTDRVLIFENAYYSVISPEGCAAILWKDRANAPKAAEALKLNAGSLKELGVVDDVIPEPLGGAHYDPAQAAAALKTLLQKHLKELVDLDTDKLLDQRYDRYRALGEYREAAAAK, from the coding sequence ATGGAAAGACCCGCCTACTTGCTCGAGTTTGAGAAGCCTCTCCGCGAACTCGAAAAGCAGCTCGAAACCCTCCACCAGCAGTCGCTGGAGAACAACATCGACATGTCCGCCGAGCTCGGCGCGATCGAGGACAAGATCGATAAGACCCGGAAGGAGATCTACACCAACCTGACTCCGTGGCAGCGCGTGCAGGTCGCGCGTCACCCCAAGCGCCCCTACGCCCTCGACTACGTCTCGGCCCTTTGCACCGACTTCCAGGAACTTCATGGCGACCGCCAGTTCAACGACGACCGCGCCCTGATCGGCGGCACCGCCTTCTTCGAGGGCCGCGCCGTGATGATCGTCGCCCAGCAAAAGGGCCGCGACACCAAGGAGAACATCGTCCGCAACTTCGGCATGCCCCAGCCCGAGGGCTACCGCAAGGCCCTCCGCCTGATGAAGCTCGCCGAGAAGTTCAACCTGCCCGTCCTCACCTTCATTGACACCCCCGGCGCCTACCCCGGCGTCGAATCCGAGGCCCGCCACGTTTCCGAGGCCATCGCTGTCAACCTGCGCGAGATGGCCATGCTCAAGGTGCCGTCCGTCGCCGTCATCGTCGGCGAAGGCGGCTCCGGCGGTGCGCTCGGCATCGGCGTGACCGACCGCGTGCTCATCTTCGAGAACGCCTACTACTCCGTGATCTCGCCCGAAGGCTGCGCCGCCATCCTTTGGAAGGACCGCGCCAACGCCCCCAAGGCCGCCGAAGCCCTCAAGCTGAATGCCGGCTCGCTCAAGGAACTCGGCGTGGTGGACGACGTCATCCCCGAGCCGCTCGGCGGCGCCCACTACGACCCCGCCCAGGCCGCGGCGGCCTTGAAGACGCTGCTGCAAAAGCACCTCAAGGAACTCGTGGACCTCGACACCGACAAGCTCCTCGACCAGCGCTACGATCGCTACCGCGCCCTCGGCGAATACCGCGAAGCCGCGGCCGCCAAGTAA
- a CDS encoding sugar phosphate isomerase/epimerase family protein encodes MSTPLTRRHFLATSVALPVGLAGALSLGAAAPTIRTGGPRLKLSLNAFSFLELLNANAKDASQGVDLFKVCDFCAEHGFDGVDVTGYFFPGYPGVPTDDYIYRLKRHAFNLGLGLSGTGVRNDFTTADAAVRAAGVQRVKNWIEVAAKLGAPCVRAFADSQPPFRNWQQASGNATRETVEGWVAEALQECAEHGEKFGVIVAVQNHGDFISTGPEHLSLHRRVNHAWCAPLVDTGKYLTADPYADIALVAPLAVNWQVKETLQSTMTSPRIDLPRLLNVIRQSGYRGYLPIETLRMGRMDYDSFKEIPRMLAELRAAIEATA; translated from the coding sequence ATGAGCACTCCTCTTACCCGACGTCATTTTCTCGCCACTTCCGTCGCCTTGCCCGTGGGGCTGGCTGGGGCCCTCAGCCTCGGGGCCGCCGCGCCCACGATCCGCACGGGTGGGCCTCGCCTGAAGCTCAGCCTCAACGCCTTTTCGTTTCTCGAGCTGCTGAATGCCAACGCCAAGGACGCCAGCCAGGGCGTCGATCTGTTCAAGGTCTGTGATTTCTGCGCGGAGCACGGCTTCGACGGTGTGGACGTCACCGGTTACTTCTTCCCCGGTTATCCCGGCGTGCCGACCGACGACTACATCTACCGGCTGAAGCGCCATGCCTTCAATCTGGGTCTCGGCCTCAGCGGCACGGGCGTGCGCAACGATTTCACGACCGCGGATGCGGCGGTGCGCGCCGCGGGCGTGCAGCGGGTCAAAAATTGGATCGAGGTTGCGGCCAAGCTCGGCGCCCCCTGCGTGCGCGCCTTTGCCGATTCGCAGCCGCCTTTCCGAAACTGGCAGCAGGCCTCCGGCAACGCGACGCGCGAGACCGTGGAAGGCTGGGTGGCGGAGGCTTTGCAGGAATGCGCCGAGCACGGCGAGAAGTTCGGGGTGATTGTCGCCGTGCAGAACCATGGCGACTTCATCAGCACCGGGCCGGAGCACCTCAGCCTGCATCGGCGGGTCAACCACGCGTGGTGCGCCCCGCTGGTTGACACTGGCAAGTACCTGACGGCTGATCCTTATGCCGACATTGCCCTGGTGGCCCCGCTCGCGGTGAACTGGCAGGTTAAGGAGACGCTGCAGAGCACGATGACCTCGCCCCGGATCGATCTGCCGAGGCTGCTGAATGTCATCCGCCAGTCGGGCTACCGCGGATACCTGCCGATCGAGACCCTGCGCATGGGCCGGATGGACTATGATTCGTTCAAGGAGATACCGCGGATGCTGGCCGAATTGCGCGCGGCGATCGAGGCCACGGCCTGA
- a CDS encoding glycoside hydrolase family 2 protein: MHRLLRTVLLGLASLAGLVAHATPLINAAGRQALALNGRWHVIVDPYDNGYVNYRLQRFDASAKPNGGYFLDRKPATPAELIEYDFDTSASLNVPGDWNSQDDKLLYYESTVWYRRLFDFTPRSADARQFIHFGGANYEADVYLNGAKLGRHVGGFTPFEFEVTGKLRSAGNSLVVRVNNARRPEAVPTVNTDWWNYGGLTRDVMLLETPATCIRDFVLRLQPGAGRRVRGFVQLDGSAQPVKVEIPELKISVEAAADARGRANFEFELKGAQLWSPEQPRLYAVTLSSGADRLTEKVGFRTIETRGSDILLNGKPIFLRGISLHEENPLRGGRATTPADARQLLGWAQELGCNYVRLAHYPHNEHMARVADEMGILLWAEVPVYWTIHWDNPETYANAENQLTELVTRDRNRASIIIWSMANETPISPARTVFLKKLVAHTRALDPTRLISAAMERHSPPDDPRTSIVEDELAEVTDLVSFNQYIGWYVGMPDDCAQAKWIINYNKPVIISEFGADALQGFHGDRRARFTEEFQADLYRQTLAMLEKIPQLRGMTPWILCDFRSPRRHLPNIQDGWNRKGLIGENGTRKLAFAVLQEYYARKAAEYARP, encoded by the coding sequence ATGCATCGTTTGCTGCGTACGGTTCTTCTCGGTCTGGCCTCCCTCGCGGGTTTGGTCGCCCACGCCACCCCGCTCATCAACGCCGCCGGGCGCCAGGCGCTTGCGCTGAACGGCCGCTGGCACGTCATCGTGGATCCCTACGATAACGGCTACGTCAACTACCGGCTGCAGCGCTTCGACGCGTCGGCCAAGCCCAACGGCGGCTACTTCCTCGACCGGAAGCCGGCCACGCCCGCCGAGCTGATCGAATACGATTTCGACACCAGCGCCTCGCTCAACGTGCCGGGCGACTGGAATTCGCAGGACGACAAGCTGCTCTACTACGAGAGCACCGTCTGGTATCGACGGCTCTTCGATTTCACGCCGCGTAGCGCCGACGCCCGGCAGTTCATCCACTTCGGCGGGGCCAACTACGAGGCCGACGTCTATCTCAACGGCGCAAAGCTCGGCCGGCACGTCGGCGGATTCACGCCGTTCGAATTTGAGGTGACCGGCAAGCTGCGGTCCGCGGGCAACTCGCTCGTCGTGCGCGTCAACAACGCCCGCCGCCCCGAGGCGGTGCCCACGGTCAACACCGACTGGTGGAACTACGGCGGCCTCACGCGCGACGTGATGCTACTGGAGACCCCGGCGACCTGCATCCGCGATTTCGTCCTGCGGCTCCAGCCCGGCGCCGGCCGGCGCGTGCGGGGCTTCGTGCAGCTGGACGGTTCCGCCCAGCCGGTGAAGGTGGAGATTCCCGAGCTGAAGATCAGCGTCGAGGCCGCGGCGGATGCCAGGGGCCGGGCGAACTTCGAGTTCGAGCTCAAGGGCGCGCAGCTTTGGTCGCCCGAGCAACCCCGACTTTACGCGGTCACGCTTTCGTCAGGCGCCGACCGGCTGACCGAGAAGGTTGGCTTTCGCACCATCGAAACGCGCGGGTCGGACATCCTGCTGAACGGCAAACCGATCTTCCTGCGCGGCATCAGCCTTCACGAGGAGAACCCGCTCCGGGGCGGACGCGCCACGACGCCGGCCGATGCCCGGCAGCTGCTCGGCTGGGCGCAGGAACTGGGCTGCAACTACGTGCGTCTGGCGCATTATCCGCACAACGAGCACATGGCCCGCGTCGCTGACGAGATGGGCATCCTCCTCTGGGCCGAGGTGCCGGTTTATTGGACGATCCATTGGGACAACCCAGAGACCTACGCTAACGCCGAGAACCAGCTCACCGAGCTGGTTACCCGCGACCGCAACCGCGCCAGCATCATCATCTGGTCCATGGCCAACGAGACCCCGATCTCGCCTGCGCGCACGGTGTTTCTCAAGAAGCTCGTCGCCCACACTCGCGCCCTCGATCCGACGCGCCTGATTTCCGCGGCGATGGAGCGGCACTCGCCGCCGGATGATCCGCGCACCAGCATCGTCGAGGACGAGCTCGCCGAGGTCACCGACCTCGTCAGCTTCAACCAATACATCGGCTGGTATGTCGGCATGCCCGACGACTGCGCACAGGCGAAGTGGATCATCAATTACAACAAGCCGGTCATCATCAGCGAATTTGGCGCCGACGCCCTGCAGGGGTTCCACGGCGACCGGCGCGCCCGGTTCACCGAGGAGTTCCAGGCCGATCTTTACCGGCAGACGCTGGCGATGCTGGAGAAGATCCCGCAGCTGCGCGGGATGACGCCGTGGATTCTCTGTGATTTTCGCTCCCCGCGGCGTCATCTCCCGAACATCCAGGACGGCTGGAACCGCAAGGGCCTCATCGGCGAGAACGGCACGCGCAAGCTGGCGTTTGCGGTGTTGCAGGAATACTATGCGCGCAAGGCTGCGGAATACGCCCGGCCCTGA
- a CDS encoding TonB-dependent receptor plug domain-containing protein, with protein sequence MNHLIPTIAPAPQGPGFRLAAVLLAATAVSLTAQTDPASGAEATTRKDPEVLELSPFTVTSSNDVGFVAASSLAGGRIATALKDTPVAYSVITSEFLEAFNLTDVAQAATWTVNSQSDVADGTGSAFGTTTTGTLKLRGSGVNTPTRNFFPYVITPDSYNLDRVDFARGPNAVLFGAGGIGGTLNSVTKQALTGKELQSLRLQFGSWNKVRVTGDVNHPFHGDKGAVRFNFLKEQAETWRENEWSEKWGVALAAKYNLTDRLSIRLEGEIGKRREAKALTAMRDRLSSWDGVTVFDGQLAVALTQAQRAAAGVSGPTAMRWVTNAGFPGGTLLNFGNLYTTDALGQNGTLANTGRINGVPIRTPGFSLQNTAVVDDYTGIPADRWAAALRGSPFFTVPTREQTPLWSSDVPTYEEEGKDLAAYINYQLGDNLFIEIAGDMNEGNKIGNTAVRRGLEELYIDIQKTLPNGQPNPNFLHPYTEFMEYRNIRDDDVKNFRVQAVYSRDFSKGWFTGKMNFSLMGGINIERNQARARTLLLPLASARVGAGTAAQNFTGLDARAWVDNDEYSQFGVYTRLYLDQENKDYRPADETPFSIVNPVTGVTESITPKWMYDTRRVDNNRDGLRKYKFFQTAGNFDLFKNKLVLIGAFRRDFAQLQDRRVIQPGDEVAGWDGNSITFRPPAPDDYFNLMYQPKNAAGVVTGPAIIAATRPRTRVNSVNLAQPQYANDRFQDDFDSPVLSPIVNTFTMGGVVNIRPWLGVYANRSRTFSLTPPQTQVDGTLSPPTASEGDDFGIRFTLPNGRLAVSIGGFTSFQARESFNMPFNFKDSYNQIAAAPVIGDLSPGGRNNRDVAPFPDNVYSTRTRNMDGLELDVTANLTPNWRLMLNVGKSEGQYTNQSPDIIAYFASQDATSRAILADAGVIIDAQNNASINPIYNDPLLINVGRVTTAVNGWNTLQDVVIPNTVSVPQSITGLSKWVGNIASDYRFRGGFLKGLRVGLGVNYRGPMVLGFRGSDTIVDPNNPLVAIDDPTVDATTPVMSPRQWRTVGSLSYTFRLQSNRTLQLDLNIDNLLDDNDVIYSTAFGGQSATYLRPRTDISSPARITVPGLYSYVLPRNFTLSARLNF encoded by the coding sequence ATGAACCACCTCATACCCACGATTGCGCCGGCGCCCCAAGGGCCCGGCTTCCGCCTCGCGGCGGTCCTGCTCGCCGCGACGGCTGTTTCCCTGACCGCCCAAACCGATCCCGCCTCGGGCGCGGAGGCGACCACCCGGAAGGACCCCGAGGTGCTCGAGCTCTCCCCCTTCACCGTGACGAGCAGCAATGACGTCGGATTCGTCGCCGCCAGCTCGCTGGCCGGCGGCCGTATCGCCACCGCCCTCAAGGATACGCCGGTCGCGTATTCCGTGATCACGTCTGAGTTTCTCGAGGCCTTCAACCTGACCGATGTCGCGCAAGCGGCGACCTGGACCGTCAACAGCCAGAGCGACGTGGCTGACGGCACGGGCAGCGCGTTCGGCACGACCACCACGGGCACGCTGAAGCTGCGTGGCTCCGGCGTGAACACGCCGACGCGCAACTTTTTCCCTTACGTCATCACGCCGGACAGCTACAATCTTGACCGCGTGGACTTCGCCCGCGGGCCCAACGCCGTGCTTTTCGGCGCCGGCGGCATCGGCGGCACGCTCAACTCAGTCACCAAGCAGGCGCTCACCGGCAAGGAACTGCAGAGCCTCCGCCTGCAGTTCGGCAGCTGGAACAAGGTCCGCGTCACCGGCGACGTGAATCATCCGTTCCACGGGGACAAGGGCGCCGTGCGTTTCAACTTCCTAAAGGAGCAGGCCGAAACCTGGCGCGAGAACGAATGGAGTGAGAAGTGGGGCGTGGCCCTCGCGGCCAAGTATAACCTCACCGACCGGCTCAGCATCCGCCTCGAGGGCGAGATCGGCAAGCGCCGCGAGGCGAAGGCCCTGACCGCCATGCGCGACCGTTTGTCGAGCTGGGACGGAGTGACAGTCTTCGACGGCCAGCTGGCCGTCGCGCTCACGCAGGCGCAGCGCGCCGCCGCGGGCGTCAGCGGGCCCACCGCGATGCGCTGGGTCACCAATGCCGGTTTTCCGGGCGGAACCCTGCTGAACTTCGGCAATCTCTACACGACGGACGCCCTCGGCCAGAACGGCACGCTCGCCAACACGGGCCGGATCAACGGCGTGCCGATTCGGACCCCGGGCTTCAGCCTGCAAAACACCGCCGTGGTGGACGACTACACGGGCATCCCGGCCGACCGCTGGGCCGCCGCGTTGCGCGGCTCGCCTTTCTTCACCGTGCCGACCCGCGAGCAGACCCCGCTCTGGAGCAGCGATGTCCCGACTTATGAGGAGGAAGGCAAGGATCTCGCCGCCTACATCAACTACCAGCTCGGCGACAACCTCTTCATCGAGATCGCGGGCGACATGAACGAGGGCAACAAGATCGGCAACACGGCGGTGCGCCGCGGTCTCGAGGAACTCTATATCGACATCCAGAAGACGCTGCCTAACGGCCAGCCGAATCCGAACTTCCTGCACCCTTACACCGAGTTCATGGAATACCGGAACATCCGCGACGACGACGTGAAGAACTTCCGCGTCCAGGCCGTTTACAGCCGTGACTTCAGCAAGGGCTGGTTCACCGGCAAGATGAACTTCAGCCTCATGGGCGGCATCAACATCGAGCGCAACCAGGCCCGCGCCCGCACGCTCCTGCTGCCCCTGGCCTCGGCCCGCGTCGGTGCCGGCACGGCCGCGCAGAACTTCACCGGCCTCGACGCCCGCGCCTGGGTGGACAACGACGAATACAGCCAGTTCGGCGTCTATACCCGCCTCTACCTCGACCAGGAGAACAAGGATTACCGGCCCGCCGACGAGACCCCGTTCTCCATCGTGAACCCGGTGACCGGCGTGACCGAGAGCATCACACCGAAGTGGATGTATGACACCCGCCGCGTGGACAACAACCGCGACGGCCTGCGCAAATACAAGTTCTTCCAGACCGCGGGCAACTTCGACCTGTTCAAGAACAAGCTCGTGCTCATCGGCGCGTTCCGCCGCGACTTCGCCCAGCTGCAGGACCGCCGTGTCATCCAGCCCGGTGACGAGGTCGCCGGCTGGGATGGCAACAGCATCACCTTCCGCCCGCCCGCGCCCGACGACTACTTCAACCTGATGTATCAGCCGAAAAACGCGGCCGGAGTCGTCACAGGTCCGGCGATCATCGCGGCGACCCGCCCGCGCACCCGCGTCAACTCGGTCAACCTGGCCCAGCCGCAGTATGCGAACGACCGCTTTCAGGATGACTTCGACTCGCCGGTGCTCTCTCCGATCGTGAACACCTTCACGATGGGCGGCGTGGTGAACATCCGGCCCTGGCTCGGGGTTTACGCCAATCGCAGCCGGACCTTCAGCCTGACTCCGCCGCAGACCCAGGTGGACGGCACGCTGAGCCCGCCGACCGCCTCGGAAGGCGACGATTTCGGCATCCGCTTCACCCTCCCGAACGGCCGTCTCGCCGTCAGCATCGGCGGCTTTACCTCCTTCCAGGCGCGCGAGTCGTTCAACATGCCTTTCAACTTCAAGGATTCCTACAACCAGATCGCGGCCGCGCCTGTGATCGGTGACCTGAGTCCCGGTGGTCGCAACAACCGCGATGTCGCTCCGTTTCCCGACAACGTTTACTCGACCCGCACCCGCAACATGGACGGCCTTGAGCTCGACGTGACCGCGAACCTCACGCCCAACTGGCGCCTCATGCTCAACGTCGGCAAGTCCGAAGGCCAGTATACCAACCAGTCGCCCGACATCATCGCGTATTTCGCATCGCAGGACGCCACGAGCCGCGCCATCCTTGCGGACGCTGGCGTGATCATCGACGCGCAGAACAACGCCTCGATCAACCCGATCTACAACGATCCGCTCCTGATCAACGTCGGTCGCGTCACCACCGCCGTCAACGGCTGGAACACCCTGCAGGACGTGGTCATCCCCAATACCGTCAGCGTGCCCCAGTCCATCACCGGCCTGAGCAAGTGGGTGGGCAACATCGCAAGCGACTACCGCTTTCGCGGCGGTTTCCTCAAGGGGTTGCGCGTCGGCCTGGGCGTGAATTACCGCGGGCCCATGGTCCTTGGCTTCCGCGGCAGCGACACGATCGTCGATCCCAACAACCCGCTGGTCGCCATTGACGACCCGACGGTGGACGCGACGACCCCCGTCATGTCGCCCCGGCAGTGGCGCACGGTCGGCAGCCTGTCCTACACGTTCAGGCTCCAGAGCAACCGCACCCTGCAGCTGGACCTGAACATCGACAACCTGCTCGACGACAACGATGTCATCTACAGCACGGCGTTCGGCGGCCAGTCTGCCACCTATCTCCGTCCGCGGACCGACATCTCCTCGCCGGCGCGTATCACCGTGCCCGGTCTCTATTCCTACGTGCTGCCGCGAAACTTCACCCTCTCCGCGCGGTTGAACTTCTGA